A part of Streptococcus porcinus genomic DNA contains:
- a CDS encoding S8 family serine peptidase, protein MTKKSIYATQTRILLNSSILLLFAGLATNSSNVSADSHEIDNNASANNIQAGSASRAEAINTKEVELNYKEVSGTSIETKNSSFDTTPSMPLLDQANTIHNQEVKAEGDTKLDGRGVLIASIDSGIDLTHETLSLDNDISDRDLKEKTVASGASRKVPYVFDTMSGDTSIKDDQTEHGMHIAGVLVGNTKNGFKGMAKNAQLLAYRTWSKDNSEGYQGSSQFFAMEDAMNRKADIISLSIGEIGTGRNDDIWAKVLERAKKEDVIIAAAMGNYGTSSMTNSYDTLVDEKFSLQDNSTLLSVSSNDSVLGVGSYYDTHMRLPHLKIEDLDLAYENINWHNYFLFEQKDKNQISFDNNIIDLEQEKSISNISGKIVLVNRKSEQVYQQLVTIMGEKPKGIILVNAATATTYGNYKNVPEIRSTLLGDSKGLFQATWAISVSANDGEKLRNYLKNQSQKLHRLTIEREPKLTKVFEHKGISGFSTWGPRPDLELKPDLVAPGENVYSSGNENSYYNDSGTSMAAPHVAGASAMLLPITKQFQAKWNQNFAKISLIQLNKLLLQNTADILIDHTVPNGKPLLPYSPRRQGAGAVNLLKALKTKVFLSDENLKGAISLKDFTEKEKTFSLVLHNLSDKEQFFKLEASPILGKVTYDNKRQNLEKTLAIKTVHSRQIEEASLIAPRYVRIAPNSQMTIPMTLKVGKAKMDEFIEGFIRFKSLNKEQADLSIPYLGFYGDWNREKIVDPVAWQDGSKTKMTGIVKAYPIGLEIFDYVPWGVDYNKWKEDHNNLEADPRHYVMQSLGGIDSHALMKLRLIFMRHAKDFQVEITDSANPQLAKTLKVLKVGHYYPKFMESAYQEYPDRYQPMFGDYDPDLEWDGSLYNPKTNDDQPIAEGLYFIKIKARLDENRPWQETYIPFAVDNTKPKVSLVHNTDKEVLLAITDKHLKDVTIVMEDKVTKELKAGADGYYRVPKNSGDTYSGYSLIVEDFGENRVEYDLQELLLKGNLKEKESKRLTKKSLLTDSSVLKPKKKLIPQPGHDIEPDNDTEWEDDNQEWETSDSNPKEFTHGTDFHDGKLTSAYTEATASNDVDIEFDENGNAFRTYYIHLQKGQHLFLTNTNALYNAKQKQSLFAPSWQKRYDYQESDYKDSHFKEIKVPIFQGPNTLNVKAYYNNELISNKGYAIKLDTRTPELTFHNTNIHYFHKEGLSSEDREDQLLGEITIPNNVLRLAGKIKDAQDGWKLFVNGDMVDSRIKDGEYDDYFHQNESEWYYEKAIEDGDYVKVVISDYVNNNISYLFKVKIDPNAVNDGLAEHLLKRKEKKEGLLLENQKTPVKKVDLMKPAQLANFNGKGITNAEELIYALSAELPDYSIQVLNMSIEPQVPTKGQALIQLQKGQSIGRFTLNWETPVQSEQKATNTLPVNVLFSFERNNKNVKTYARALFNSYKTDNVSRNMESITGTDTLETTEKTLPVTGEKDSKVWYIFAIFFSLFYFKSNRKRKEFNKEN, encoded by the coding sequence GTGACAAAAAAATCTATTTATGCAACACAAACTAGAATTCTCCTAAATTCTAGTATACTTTTACTGTTTGCTGGCTTGGCAACTAATTCTTCAAACGTATCTGCAGATAGTCATGAGATTGACAATAATGCTTCTGCTAATAATATACAAGCTGGTAGCGCGAGTAGAGCAGAAGCGATTAATACTAAGGAAGTTGAACTGAACTACAAAGAAGTCAGTGGAACTAGCATAGAAACAAAAAACAGTTCTTTTGATACCACTCCAAGTATGCCATTACTTGATCAAGCTAATACTATTCACAACCAAGAAGTAAAGGCTGAGGGAGACACTAAATTAGATGGTAGAGGTGTTCTGATTGCTTCTATTGACTCCGGAATTGATCTTACTCATGAAACGCTGAGTTTAGATAATGATATTAGCGATCGTGACTTAAAAGAAAAAACAGTTGCTTCTGGGGCTAGCAGAAAAGTTCCTTATGTCTTTGATACTATGAGTGGGGATACTAGTATTAAAGATGATCAGACTGAACATGGGATGCACATTGCAGGGGTTTTGGTCGGTAACACTAAAAACGGTTTCAAAGGAATGGCTAAGAATGCACAACTTTTGGCCTATCGTACTTGGAGTAAGGATAATAGTGAAGGTTATCAGGGGTCCAGTCAATTTTTTGCGATGGAAGATGCGATGAACCGAAAAGCAGATATTATAAGTTTGAGCATAGGTGAGATAGGGACAGGTCGAAATGACGATATCTGGGCTAAAGTTTTGGAGAGAGCAAAGAAAGAAGACGTTATTATTGCGGCGGCTATGGGAAACTATGGAACCTCTTCAATGACTAATTCCTATGATACTTTAGTAGATGAAAAATTCTCACTTCAAGATAATTCAACACTTCTATCAGTATCATCAAATGACTCAGTTTTAGGTGTAGGTTCCTATTATGACACTCACATGCGTTTACCACATCTCAAAATTGAAGACTTAGACTTAGCTTATGAGAATATTAATTGGCACAATTATTTCTTATTTGAGCAAAAAGATAAAAATCAGATTAGTTTTGATAATAATATTATTGACTTGGAGCAGGAAAAAAGTATTTCGAATATTAGTGGAAAAATTGTCCTAGTTAATCGAAAAAGTGAACAAGTCTATCAACAACTAGTAACAATCATGGGAGAAAAACCAAAAGGCATCATCTTAGTTAATGCTGCGACTGCCACGACATATGGTAATTACAAAAATGTACCTGAAATAAGAAGTACCTTACTTGGTGATTCAAAAGGTTTATTTCAAGCAACTTGGGCGATTAGTGTATCAGCAAATGATGGGGAGAAACTCCGTAATTACCTTAAAAATCAATCTCAGAAGCTTCATCGTCTCACCATAGAAAGAGAGCCAAAGCTAACCAAGGTTTTTGAACATAAAGGAATTTCAGGATTTAGTACCTGGGGACCAAGACCTGATCTGGAATTAAAACCGGATTTAGTCGCTCCCGGCGAAAATGTCTATTCATCAGGAAATGAGAATAGTTATTATAATGACAGCGGGACATCAATGGCTGCACCACACGTTGCAGGTGCTAGTGCTATGTTGTTGCCTATCACAAAACAATTCCAAGCCAAATGGAACCAGAACTTTGCTAAAATTTCGCTCATTCAACTCAATAAACTATTGCTACAAAATACTGCTGATATTTTGATTGATCATACAGTGCCAAATGGTAAACCACTCTTACCATACTCTCCAAGGCGTCAAGGAGCAGGAGCAGTCAATCTCTTAAAAGCATTGAAGACCAAGGTATTTCTTTCAGATGAAAACTTAAAAGGTGCTATCAGTCTTAAGGATTTCACTGAAAAGGAAAAAACTTTTTCCCTTGTTTTACACAATCTATCGGATAAAGAACAATTTTTCAAACTTGAAGCAAGTCCAATCTTAGGAAAAGTAACTTACGACAATAAAAGGCAAAATCTTGAAAAAACATTGGCTATTAAAACAGTTCATTCCCGCCAAATTGAAGAAGCGAGCCTTATTGCTCCGAGGTATGTGAGAATTGCACCAAATAGCCAGATGACTATTCCTATGACTCTGAAGGTTGGAAAAGCAAAAATGGATGAGTTTATAGAAGGGTTCATTCGCTTTAAGTCACTTAACAAAGAGCAGGCTGACTTGAGTATACCTTATTTGGGCTTTTATGGAGATTGGAATCGTGAAAAGATTGTTGACCCAGTTGCATGGCAAGACGGTAGCAAAACAAAAATGACAGGTATCGTTAAAGCTTATCCTATAGGGCTTGAAATTTTCGATTATGTTCCTTGGGGTGTTGACTATAACAAATGGAAAGAAGATCACAATAACCTAGAGGCAGATCCGCGTCATTATGTTATGCAATCACTTGGTGGTATTGATAGTCATGCGCTGATGAAACTTCGACTAATCTTTATGCGACATGCTAAGGATTTTCAGGTCGAAATAACAGATTCAGCTAATCCTCAACTAGCAAAAACGTTGAAAGTTCTGAAAGTGGGCCACTATTATCCTAAATTTATGGAAAGTGCTTACCAAGAATATCCAGATCGTTACCAACCAATGTTTGGAGATTACGATCCCGATCTTGAATGGGATGGTAGCCTTTATAATCCAAAAACAAATGATGACCAACCTATTGCTGAAGGATTATACTTTATCAAAATTAAGGCACGGTTAGATGAAAATAGGCCGTGGCAAGAAACTTATATTCCCTTCGCCGTTGATAATACTAAACCAAAGGTTAGCCTTGTTCATAATACTGATAAAGAAGTTCTTCTTGCTATCACAGATAAGCACCTAAAAGATGTTACTATCGTTATGGAAGATAAAGTAACGAAAGAACTTAAAGCGGGTGCTGATGGTTATTATCGTGTGCCTAAAAACAGTGGTGACACTTACTCAGGCTATAGCCTAATTGTTGAAGATTTTGGTGAAAATAGAGTTGAATATGACCTGCAAGAACTTTTGTTAAAAGGTAATCTCAAGGAGAAAGAGTCAAAAAGACTTACTAAAAAATCCTTACTTACTGATTCGAGTGTTCTTAAACCAAAGAAAAAACTTATTCCTCAACCAGGACATGACATTGAACCAGACAATGATACTGAATGGGAAGATGATAATCAGGAGTGGGAAACAAGTGATAGTAACCCTAAAGAGTTTACCCATGGAACGGATTTCCATGATGGTAAATTAACATCAGCTTACACAGAAGCAACAGCCTCTAATGATGTTGATATTGAATTTGATGAAAATGGAAACGCCTTTAGGACATATTATATTCATTTGCAAAAAGGACAACACCTTTTTCTAACTAATACAAACGCTTTATATAATGCTAAGCAAAAACAGAGTCTTTTTGCTCCAAGTTGGCAAAAAAGATACGACTACCAAGAGTCAGATTATAAAGATAGTCATTTCAAGGAAATAAAGGTTCCAATTTTTCAAGGTCCAAATACCTTGAATGTCAAAGCCTACTATAACAATGAACTGATTTCTAATAAAGGCTATGCCATCAAGCTTGATACGCGGACTCCGGAATTGACTTTCCACAATACAAATATCCATTATTTCCATAAAGAAGGATTAAGTTCAGAAGATAGAGAAGATCAGCTATTGGGAGAAATTACTATCCCAAACAATGTTTTGCGTTTAGCAGGCAAAATTAAGGATGCCCAAGACGGATGGAAATTATTTGTAAATGGTGATATGGTTGACAGTCGTATAAAAGATGGAGAATATGATGACTATTTCCACCAGAATGAATCTGAGTGGTACTATGAGAAAGCTATTGAAGACGGAGATTATGTCAAAGTAGTTATTTCTGATTATGTTAATAACAACATTTCTTATTTGTTTAAAGTTAAGATTGACCCTAATGCTGTAAACGATGGCTTAGCTGAGCATCTATTAAAGAGAAAAGAAAAAAAGGAAGGCCTACTACTAGAAAATCAAAAAACACCTGTCAAAAAAGTGGATTTGATGAAACCAGCCCAATTAGCTAACTTTAATGGTAAGGGGATCACAAATGCTGAAGAGTTAATATATGCCTTGTCTGCAGAATTACCAGACTACAGTATTCAAGTTCTAAATATGTCAATTGAACCACAGGTACCAACAAAAGGACAGGCACTTATTCAATTACAAAAAGGACAGTCAATAGGACGATTTACATTAAATTGGGAAACCCCAGTCCAGTCAGAACAAAAAGCTACTAACACTTTGCCTGTAAATGTGCTGTTTTCATTTGAAAGAAATAATAAAAATGTAAAGACCTATGCAAGGGCTCTATTTAATAGCTATAAGACAGACAACGTAAGTCGGAATATGGAAAGTATTACTGGAACAGATACATTAGAAACAACAGAGAAGACTCTTCCTGTAACAGGTGAAAAGGATTCAAAAGTGTGGTATATTTTTGCAATTTTCTTTAGTCTCTTTTACTTTAAGTCAAATCGAAAAAGAAAAGAGTTTAATAAAGAAAACTAG